Proteins co-encoded in one Cytobacillus sp. NJ13 genomic window:
- a CDS encoding nitronate monooxygenase gives MAIQTDITKLLGIKYPIIQGGLQGLGREPLVSAVSEAGGLGLITAGTYATKMEMINDIELVRKKTNKPFGVNLAIGIRKPMDEYVEGVIESGVNIVFTSGYSPAKFMDQLKKAGVKVVHVVPSVKFARKAEELGCDAVVIVGYECGGHPGADEVTSMVKIPKVVDAVDIPVIAAGGFSDGRGLIAALSLGAQGIQMGTRFVMSQESPLPENIKEQLIRASITDTLIIKRSINKPNRVYKNKAALKVLELEDQNAKIEELLPIIGGEAYKVLIHEGEIDAGVLSIGQVIGRINQIPSVQEIINGIIIEAESVIKKMNQYWQPVEL, from the coding sequence ATGGCAATCCAAACGGATATAACTAAATTGCTAGGGATTAAATATCCTATTATACAAGGCGGATTACAAGGCTTAGGACGTGAACCCCTCGTTTCAGCTGTTTCAGAAGCAGGAGGTTTAGGATTAATAACCGCAGGTACATACGCTACAAAAATGGAAATGATAAATGATATAGAACTCGTTCGTAAAAAAACAAACAAACCATTTGGTGTGAATCTGGCAATTGGAATCCGCAAACCTATGGACGAATATGTTGAGGGTGTTATTGAATCTGGGGTTAACATTGTTTTTACATCTGGCTATAGTCCAGCTAAATTTATGGATCAATTAAAAAAAGCGGGAGTTAAGGTTGTTCATGTTGTACCATCTGTTAAATTTGCCAGAAAAGCTGAGGAATTAGGATGTGATGCTGTTGTAATTGTTGGATACGAATGCGGTGGGCATCCCGGAGCAGATGAAGTTACCTCTATGGTGAAAATTCCTAAAGTTGTAGATGCTGTTGATATCCCAGTAATTGCAGCTGGCGGCTTTTCAGATGGCCGAGGGTTAATCGCAGCCTTATCGCTCGGAGCACAAGGGATACAAATGGGAACCAGATTTGTAATGAGTCAGGAGTCACCTCTGCCTGAAAATATTAAAGAACAATTAATTAGAGCCAGTATAACAGACACTTTGATTATTAAGCGATCTATCAATAAACCAAATAGGGTTTATAAAAATAAAGCTGCCCTTAAAGTACTTGAACTAGAAGACCAGAATGCCAAAATAGAAGAATTATTGCCGATTATTGGAGGTGAAGCTTATAAAGTACTGATTCACGAAGGTGAAATTGATGCAGGTGTATTGTCGATTGGCCAGGTAATTGGACGGATCAATCAAATTCCAAGCGTTCAGGAAATCATTAATGGAATCATTATAGAAGCAGAATCGGTAATAAAAAAAATGAATCAGTATTGGCAGCCAGTGGAGCTTTAA
- a CDS encoding acyl-CoA dehydrogenase family protein gives MKEILNELKPEAKLGGMPEPRGLNFYDIDSNLDFLIRFYVSQEEYKRALPLLSNLGAVAGGELDDLSREADRHPPELNHFNKYGERVDHVKYHPAYQQMEEIGYSQFGLAAMSHRPGVMGWPTRFSRLLKYSFWYLFAQSEFGLCCPMSMTDSAARVIDQFASPEIKKSFLSRLTSTDMSKLWTAAQFMTEKQGGSDVGENTLVAKKVGDHWELWGDKWFCSNVSADVALVLARPEGAEKGTKGLAMFLVPKKLENGERNRYCINRLKDKLGTKDMASGEVSFEGATGYVVGNIDNGFKQMMSMVNSSRLSNAVRSAAMMRRSFLEAQYTARGRKAFGHALIQLPLMKENIFEILLDTEAAASMIFYTADIFDKADSGNEENKILLRILTPLLKGYICKRARYITAEAMEVRGGNGYIEEWVNPKLVRDAHLGSIWEGTTNIVALDVIRAINKDHAGNVFIRDFKKRLSSLEDVFVRRAAKICLMKAEILQKQFDSIVLNQTFEHEISAKRLMNYMYHICVSSLLLQEADYQISNNGGYRKLFMFMHYFQRYVQSSTETSIFDRSLNKWLELIIDWGNIPSEAVNELLNELETCILKSCV, from the coding sequence ATGAAAGAGATATTAAACGAACTGAAACCAGAAGCTAAACTAGGTGGAATGCCAGAGCCTAGAGGACTTAATTTTTATGACATAGATTCGAATCTGGATTTTTTAATTCGTTTCTACGTTTCGCAAGAAGAATATAAACGCGCTCTGCCTCTTTTATCAAACCTTGGTGCTGTCGCCGGTGGAGAATTGGATGATTTATCCAGGGAAGCCGATCGTCATCCACCGGAATTAAATCATTTCAATAAATATGGAGAACGGGTTGATCATGTGAAATATCACCCTGCTTATCAACAAATGGAGGAAATTGGGTACAGCCAGTTTGGGCTTGCAGCAATGTCTCATCGGCCTGGTGTAATGGGGTGGCCAACTCGGTTTTCAAGACTATTAAAATATTCTTTCTGGTATTTATTTGCTCAATCCGAATTTGGACTTTGCTGTCCTATGAGCATGACCGATTCTGCAGCTAGAGTCATAGATCAATTTGCCTCACCAGAAATTAAGAAATCTTTTTTATCACGGTTGACAAGCACAGATATGAGCAAGCTTTGGACGGCTGCTCAATTCATGACAGAAAAACAAGGCGGCTCCGATGTTGGGGAGAATACTTTAGTGGCTAAAAAGGTTGGGGATCATTGGGAGCTTTGGGGTGATAAATGGTTTTGTTCAAATGTAAGTGCTGATGTTGCTTTAGTATTAGCCCGCCCAGAAGGAGCTGAAAAAGGAACAAAAGGATTGGCTATGTTTTTGGTGCCAAAAAAGCTGGAGAACGGAGAGCGGAACCGATATTGTATAAACCGGCTGAAAGATAAGCTGGGCACAAAGGACATGGCTTCGGGGGAGGTTTCTTTTGAAGGTGCGACAGGATATGTAGTCGGTAATATTGATAATGGATTTAAGCAAATGATGTCTATGGTAAATTCATCCCGGCTATCCAATGCAGTTCGTTCAGCTGCAATGATGAGGAGAAGCTTTTTAGAAGCACAATATACAGCCAGAGGGAGAAAAGCCTTTGGCCATGCACTTATCCAATTGCCATTGATGAAAGAGAATATATTTGAAATACTTCTTGATACTGAAGCAGCAGCTTCAATGATCTTTTACACTGCTGATATTTTTGATAAAGCAGATAGCGGAAATGAGGAAAATAAGATCTTATTACGAATATTAACACCTTTGCTTAAAGGTTATATCTGCAAGCGCGCTCGCTATATAACAGCAGAAGCAATGGAAGTACGCGGAGGAAACGGATATATAGAAGAATGGGTTAATCCTAAACTAGTCCGAGACGCCCATTTAGGCTCCATTTGGGAAGGTACCACTAATATTGTTGCACTAGATGTGATAAGAGCTATAAATAAAGACCACGCTGGTAATGTGTTTATAAGGGATTTTAAAAAGCGGCTCTCCAGTTTGGAAGATGTTTTTGTGAGGCGTGCCGCAAAAATTTGCCTGATGAAAGCGGAAATATTGCAAAAACAATTTGATTCAATTGTCTTGAATCAAACATTTGAACATGAAATATCAGCAAAACGCTTAATGAATTATATGTATCATATCTGTGTTTCCAGTCTGCTGCTGCAAGAAGCGGATTATCAGATCTCGAATAATGGCGGATACAGAAAGCTGTTTATGTTTATGCATTATTTTCAAAGATACGTTCAATCTTCCACTGAAACAAGTATTTTTGATAGATCATTAAATAAGTGGTTAGAGCTAATAATTGACTGGGGAAACATACCCTCTGAAGCTGTAAATGAACTCTTAAATGAATTAGAGACTTGTATATTAAAAAGCTGTGTTTGA
- a CDS encoding enoyl-CoA hydratase-related protein: MEYKYLLEEKLGSISILRLNKPEMRNALVMEMRMELLSALEKAESDDEIKCIILTGEDKAFSAGGDLSALKDMKPLEGRKRLQKSFPLLIKILEIEKPIIAAVNGAAAGAGFSLTLLCDLIIASDEAFFVQSFVNVGLIPDFAAIHFLPMLIGPHRARELMFLGERISSFEAERIGIVNRVVPAESLLKETIDIAERLTKKSSISIGMTKKIMNQHLHKDLKVLLELEAQGQDICFQTEDFKEGVKAFFEKREPNFIGK, encoded by the coding sequence TTGGAATACAAATATCTTTTGGAGGAGAAACTAGGCAGCATTTCTATCCTCCGATTAAATAAACCTGAAATGCGCAATGCTTTAGTAATGGAAATGAGAATGGAATTGCTCTCTGCATTGGAAAAAGCAGAAAGTGATGACGAAATAAAATGTATCATTCTTACCGGTGAGGATAAAGCATTTTCTGCAGGAGGAGATTTATCTGCTCTTAAAGATATGAAACCACTTGAAGGCAGAAAAAGGCTTCAAAAATCTTTTCCCCTGTTAATAAAGATACTTGAGATTGAGAAGCCCATTATTGCCGCTGTCAACGGAGCAGCCGCTGGAGCGGGTTTTAGCCTTACTTTGCTGTGTGATTTAATAATTGCTTCAGATGAGGCTTTTTTTGTGCAAAGTTTTGTAAATGTAGGGTTAATACCAGACTTTGCAGCAATACATTTCCTTCCTATGTTAATTGGACCCCATCGGGCAAGAGAACTAATGTTTTTAGGTGAACGTATTTCTTCTTTTGAGGCAGAGCGTATAGGAATTGTTAATAGAGTTGTACCTGCTGAATCATTACTTAAAGAAACAATTGATATAGCAGAAAGGTTAACGAAAAAATCAAGCATATCTATAGGAATGACAAAAAAAATAATGAATCAGCACTTGCATAAGGATTTAAAAGTACTTTTGGAATTGGAAGCCCAAGGGCAAGACATCTGTTTTCAGACTGAAGATTTTAAGGAAGGTGTAAAAGCATTTTTTGAAAAAAGGGAACCAAACTTTATCGGAAAGTAA
- a CDS encoding citryl-CoA lyase — MDFQTKIGKSAPDKIFVHGYNLTEDLIGNITLADMAFLGAMHRKPTENESKMLNALLVAICEHGFTPSSIATRLTYLGAPESVQSAVAAGLLGAGTVYLGAMEYVAEMLQNAFQKYGEEYDIKELASIIINERQENGQQLPGFGHPVHKPEDPRTVKLFEIAEKLGFNGKNSQLLQEIHRQFCEKKGKTITLNAVGAIGAIMADMEIDYRAVKSFAVASRAVGLVAHIVEEIELGRKESIGQQLFDYIEEHTDYKG, encoded by the coding sequence TTGGACTTCCAAACGAAGATTGGTAAATCAGCACCAGATAAAATTTTTGTTCATGGCTACAATTTAACAGAGGACTTAATTGGAAATATTACTCTGGCAGATATGGCTTTTCTTGGTGCAATGCATCGCAAGCCAACTGAAAATGAATCTAAAATGCTTAATGCACTTTTAGTAGCTATTTGTGAGCATGGGTTTACGCCCAGCTCAATCGCCACCCGTTTAACTTACCTGGGGGCACCGGAATCTGTTCAATCCGCAGTAGCCGCAGGATTGCTTGGGGCGGGAACTGTTTATCTGGGTGCAATGGAGTATGTCGCCGAAATGCTTCAAAATGCCTTTCAAAAATATGGAGAAGAATACGATATTAAAGAATTAGCTTCAATCATAATAAATGAAAGACAAGAGAACGGGCAGCAGCTTCCAGGGTTTGGCCATCCTGTTCATAAACCTGAAGACCCCCGAACTGTCAAATTATTCGAGATTGCTGAAAAGTTGGGTTTTAATGGTAAAAACTCACAACTTCTTCAAGAGATTCATAGGCAGTTTTGTGAAAAAAAAGGAAAAACAATAACTTTAAATGCTGTTGGTGCAATTGGTGCCATAATGGCTGACATGGAAATAGATTACCGTGCTGTAAAATCATTTGCGGTAGCTTCAAGAGCTGTTGGATTAGTGGCTCATATTGTAGAAGAAATCGAACTTGGCAGAAAGGAAAGTATTGGCCAGCAGCTGTTCGATTACATTGAAGAACATACTGATTATAAAGGATAA
- a CDS encoding acetate--CoA ligase family protein produces MSKIEAIERFLNPKSIAIVGVSSDFSSISGKPFKNLLLHQYNGYIYPVNPKYKEIEGMPCYSSILDIPGDVDVALIAVSSKRMLQIIEDCKKKKVRNLILFGSGFAEVGEEGRQLQETVLEKAREAGIHIIGPNCVGLLNVKESIPLGFATSFETEKGFHSGSVGLASQSGATGFSLFGLAQEEGIGFSYIVNTGNQMDIHSFDCMEYMLEDKDTSVVAGYLEGIPDGEMMIKLSKSSKKLDKPLILLKAGRSELGRQAALSHTASLTGSEETFQAIAKQHGIITVNDIDDMIDAMKVFSRGKRVKGNRIVTISNSGAAGIAMADYSEPLGLEMVRLTGKTEAKIKSIIPPYGSALNPIDVTAQALKEQHILTDTLELLIKDDQVDAIVFQTTFGGELGKKICQKIAEIDQKTDKPILVTLTGTSELTGEGRTILRNAKVPVYPTTYKTMLSLKYLVDFSMFNKKYAELQSSADLNRVKEDMYGIWTEDRVKQELKTLGIRVPNGIVIKDRKQLEEIKENLNYPVVCKIVSSDILHKTDAGGVKVNILNPVQLERAYGEILKAVTQYAPNARIDGVLVEEMIEEKGIEMFIGVKQDPQFGSLIVCGLGGIFIEVLKDVSIRKAPVDLNEAHEMLKELKGYPLLEGVRGEKPRDIAAFAEALSKISQYASQNNGQISEMDINPVWVFEEGKGIAALDGVIVWKECLGKSVTI; encoded by the coding sequence ATGTCGAAAATAGAAGCAATCGAACGTTTTTTAAACCCTAAATCAATTGCTATTGTGGGTGTTTCGAGTGATTTTTCTTCAATTAGCGGAAAGCCTTTTAAGAATCTGCTTCTTCATCAATATAACGGGTACATATATCCAGTTAACCCAAAATACAAGGAGATAGAAGGAATGCCATGTTATTCCAGCATTTTAGATATTCCTGGGGATGTCGATGTGGCACTCATAGCAGTATCTTCAAAAAGAATGCTGCAAATTATTGAAGATTGCAAAAAGAAAAAAGTACGCAATTTAATTTTATTTGGTTCAGGTTTTGCTGAAGTTGGTGAAGAGGGCAGGCAGCTGCAGGAAACAGTGCTGGAAAAAGCTCGTGAAGCAGGCATTCATATTATTGGCCCTAACTGTGTTGGTCTGTTAAATGTAAAGGAATCAATTCCCTTGGGGTTTGCTACCTCTTTTGAAACAGAAAAAGGATTTCACTCAGGCAGTGTAGGCCTTGCCTCTCAAAGCGGTGCAACGGGATTTTCGCTGTTTGGATTGGCTCAAGAGGAGGGCATAGGTTTTTCTTATATCGTTAACACAGGAAATCAGATGGATATTCATTCCTTTGATTGCATGGAATATATGCTGGAAGATAAGGATACGAGCGTTGTTGCTGGCTATCTTGAGGGAATTCCTGATGGTGAAATGATGATTAAACTTTCGAAATCTTCCAAAAAATTGGATAAACCCCTGATTCTGTTAAAGGCTGGCCGTTCTGAGTTAGGAAGGCAGGCAGCCCTGTCTCATACTGCTTCTTTGACGGGATCCGAGGAGACATTCCAAGCAATAGCCAAACAGCACGGGATTATTACAGTAAACGATATTGATGACATGATTGATGCAATGAAAGTTTTCTCCCGTGGTAAACGAGTAAAAGGAAACCGGATTGTTACAATTTCAAACTCAGGAGCAGCAGGAATTGCAATGGCAGATTATAGTGAACCATTAGGATTGGAAATGGTTCGCTTGACAGGTAAGACAGAAGCAAAAATAAAATCAATTATTCCTCCTTATGGATCCGCATTAAATCCTATTGATGTTACAGCACAAGCTCTGAAAGAACAACACATTTTAACCGATACGCTTGAGCTATTAATTAAAGATGACCAAGTTGACGCTATTGTCTTTCAAACAACTTTTGGCGGAGAATTAGGAAAAAAAATCTGCCAAAAGATTGCTGAAATCGATCAGAAGACAGATAAACCTATTTTAGTTACCTTAACAGGTACAAGTGAACTAACAGGAGAAGGGCGAACAATATTACGAAACGCAAAGGTACCGGTATACCCTACAACTTATAAAACCATGCTTTCATTAAAATATCTGGTCGATTTTTCAATGTTTAATAAGAAATATGCTGAGCTCCAGAGTTCTGCAGATTTAAATAGAGTAAAAGAAGATATGTATGGTATTTGGACCGAAGATCGCGTGAAACAGGAATTAAAAACACTGGGAATACGTGTTCCGAATGGGATTGTTATTAAAGATCGCAAACAGTTGGAAGAGATAAAAGAAAATCTAAATTATCCTGTAGTCTGTAAAATAGTTTCTAGTGATATCCTGCATAAAACAGATGCAGGCGGAGTGAAAGTTAACATTTTGAATCCTGTTCAACTGGAAAGAGCATATGGCGAAATACTGAAAGCGGTAACCCAATACGCTCCAAACGCTCGTATCGACGGCGTTCTTGTAGAGGAAATGATAGAAGAAAAGGGAATAGAGATGTTTATTGGAGTAAAGCAGGATCCTCAATTTGGTTCATTAATTGTTTGTGGCCTTGGCGGTATTTTTATAGAAGTATTAAAGGATGTATCCATCCGAAAGGCGCCAGTTGATTTAAATGAAGCACATGAGATGTTAAAGGAGCTAAAGGGTTATCCTCTGCTGGAAGGAGTAAGGGGCGAAAAACCGCGTGATATTGCTGCATTTGCAGAAGCACTTTCCAAAATCTCACAGTACGCCTCACAAAATAACGGTCAAATTAGTGAAATGGATATTAATCCAGTTTGGGTTTTTGAAGAAGGAAAAGGAATTGCGGCTTTAGATGGCGTCATTGTTTGGAAAGAATGCTTAGGAAAATCTGTGACAATTTAA
- a CDS encoding MFS transporter, whose protein sequence is MKKDVYYGWYIVASASVIVLLTMGLRMGIGPLVNPIMLDFGLSRTEFSIIAAIGMIIYGIGMPLAGLLLKSYSTKFVLLTGLLTVCLSILWTINSGGFFSLLFSFGIFLSLGLSFLSNITLAPIVSKWFVLKRGKALFYLSTGGMAGIAVMTPVEAILIDLVGWQQTLLFFAVLFICVVLPSAIFVIREDVPEGADGSVFHRNTILKDIQPEITWKEAIKTKTYWQIVFGMFACGFGMNLMGSHAVPMLVDHHFKPMTASYGVGTIGAVAIFSTLFLGSIADRYPRKNILFWVYLVRGAGFLGLVYAANPWQLFLVSVTGGLVWAGSIAISSAILGDLYGIQLLGILNGWAFLVHQIGGAIGSFIGGWGFERFDTHLISFGLAAVFAFLASWASFKLPEKLRYVQNTNISGGQAVINNKR, encoded by the coding sequence ATGAAAAAGGATGTATATTATGGATGGTACATAGTTGCCTCAGCATCCGTCATAGTGCTTCTCACCATGGGACTTCGAATGGGAATTGGTCCGCTTGTTAATCCGATAATGCTCGATTTTGGATTATCCAGAACAGAGTTCTCCATCATCGCTGCAATTGGCATGATTATTTATGGTATAGGAATGCCTCTCGCCGGATTGCTTTTAAAAAGTTATAGTACAAAATTTGTTTTGTTAACCGGCTTGCTTACAGTTTGTTTATCAATATTATGGACAATAAACTCAGGAGGATTTTTCTCATTACTCTTTTCCTTTGGAATTTTTCTTTCACTAGGTCTTTCCTTTTTAAGTAATATTACTTTAGCTCCAATCGTCAGCAAGTGGTTTGTTCTCAAAAGGGGAAAGGCACTCTTCTATCTTTCTACAGGCGGTATGGCTGGAATTGCAGTCATGACTCCTGTTGAAGCTATATTAATTGATTTGGTTGGCTGGCAGCAAACACTTCTATTTTTTGCTGTGTTATTCATATGTGTAGTGCTTCCATCAGCAATTTTTGTAATACGGGAAGATGTACCTGAGGGTGCAGATGGTTCCGTTTTTCATAGGAATACAATTTTGAAGGATATACAGCCGGAAATTACTTGGAAAGAAGCTATTAAAACAAAGACGTATTGGCAGATTGTATTTGGGATGTTTGCCTGTGGTTTTGGCATGAACCTTATGGGATCCCATGCGGTACCTATGTTAGTGGATCATCATTTTAAGCCTATGACTGCTTCCTACGGTGTCGGGACAATTGGAGCTGTAGCTATATTCAGCACCTTATTCTTAGGATCGATTGCAGATCGCTACCCAAGAAAAAATATTCTCTTTTGGGTCTATTTAGTCCGCGGAGCAGGTTTCCTTGGTTTAGTATACGCAGCAAATCCATGGCAGCTGTTTCTTGTATCCGTTACTGGCGGCTTGGTATGGGCAGGGTCCATAGCAATATCATCTGCCATTCTAGGCGATTTATATGGAATTCAACTTCTGGGAATATTAAATGGCTGGGCTTTTTTAGTACATCAGATAGGAGGGGCTATTGGATCTTTTATTGGAGGATGGGGATTTGAAAGGTTTGACACTCATTTAATTTCTTTTGGATTAGCGGCTGTATTTGCATTTCTTGCAAGCTGGGCGTCCTTCAAATTACCCGAGAAACTCCGGTACGTTCAGAATACGAATATTAGTGGCGGTCAAGCTGTCATTAATAATAAGAGATAA
- a CDS encoding enoyl-CoA hydratase-related protein translates to MIYQNILVKRNSRLAYIIINRQEVRNALNSETVDEIQSALNELELDESIRCIVFTGAGEKSFAAGADISQLKDRTAIETLRNRGMQQVYEYIESYPKPTIAMINGYALGGGCELAMACDIRIASENAKLGLPELNLSIIPGAGGTQRLARLVGKGKALEMILTGKIISAEEAKMSGLVSEVVLPNNLQEKTEEIAECIINKGPLAVQLAKLSINSGTETDLKTGLVLEKLAQAFLMSTEDKKEGTLAFLEKRKPKFHGK, encoded by the coding sequence ATGATATATCAAAACATTTTAGTCAAGAGAAATAGTCGGCTTGCTTATATAATAATAAATCGTCAGGAGGTTAGAAATGCACTTAATTCGGAAACGGTTGATGAAATTCAAAGCGCTCTTAACGAGTTGGAATTGGATGAATCAATACGATGTATTGTTTTTACTGGGGCAGGAGAAAAATCCTTTGCTGCAGGCGCAGATATTTCACAGCTAAAGGATAGAACAGCAATAGAAACATTAAGAAATAGAGGGATGCAGCAGGTTTATGAATATATTGAAAGCTATCCTAAACCTACTATTGCCATGATTAATGGCTATGCGCTTGGAGGCGGCTGCGAGCTTGCCATGGCATGTGACATTCGAATTGCTTCGGAAAATGCAAAACTTGGCCTGCCGGAATTAAATTTATCTATCATTCCAGGAGCAGGCGGGACACAAAGATTGGCACGTCTTGTAGGGAAAGGAAAGGCATTAGAAATGATTCTGACAGGAAAAATCATCTCTGCTGAAGAGGCAAAAATGAGTGGACTTGTTTCAGAAGTTGTTTTACCTAATAATCTACAGGAAAAAACAGAGGAAATTGCTGAGTGCATTATTAATAAAGGCCCGCTAGCAGTCCAGCTCGCTAAATTATCAATAAATTCCGGAACAGAAACCGATTTGAAAACGGGACTTGTATTAGAAAAACTAGCCCAGGCATTTTTAATGTCAACTGAAGATAAAAAAGAAGGAACACTGGCATTTCTGGAAAAAAGAAAGCCAAAATTTCATGGGAAATAG
- a CDS encoding 2-isopropylmalate synthase: protein MHNKIYTFDTTLRDGEQTPGVNLNLKEKVEIALQLEKLGIDIIEAGFAAASPGDLKAVRAVAKAVKEQIVVSLARTNKEDINAVVNAFEGIKNVGIHIFIATSPIHMEKKLNLTEEQVILKSIEAVRYARQFFEHIEFSFEDSTRSDINFLCSISESVIEAGAKVLNYPDTVGYTTPWEYSERFKILKNRVKGIDKVILSCHCHNDLGMATVNSLAAIEAGVNQVEGCLNGIGERAGNAPLEEVALALETRYDYFRKKTTMNLKEIAKTSKLVSRLTAMPISATKPIIGDNAFAHESGIHQDGVLKDKETYEIMKPETVGLKESSLILGKLSGRHALRGKLAELGYSLSDEELSFVFKKFKELADRKKQILDEDIITLLDKEITNEIEFYKLKALYISYSTPEQPYASVQLYDKNELVREEGAFGNGAVDAIFNAIDQIIDLNIELLDYKILSVTKGKDAQGEVYVQMKNEETVSQGRGISIDILEASANAYIMAVNRIKNKIEQKVSF from the coding sequence ATGCATAATAAAATTTACACTTTCGATACAACGTTAAGGGACGGGGAACAAACACCAGGTGTCAATTTAAACCTGAAAGAAAAAGTTGAAATAGCCTTGCAGCTGGAAAAATTGGGTATTGATATTATTGAGGCAGGTTTTGCTGCTGCGTCTCCCGGAGATTTAAAAGCAGTCCGCGCTGTAGCAAAAGCAGTGAAAGAGCAAATAGTGGTGAGTTTGGCAAGAACAAATAAAGAGGATATTAATGCTGTTGTAAATGCTTTTGAAGGGATAAAAAATGTTGGAATTCATATTTTTATAGCTACCTCTCCAATTCATATGGAGAAAAAATTAAATTTAACAGAGGAACAAGTGATATTAAAATCAATAGAAGCAGTTCGGTATGCAAGGCAATTTTTTGAACATATTGAATTCTCCTTCGAAGATTCAACCCGTTCCGATATTAACTTTTTATGTTCTATTTCTGAAAGTGTAATTGAGGCTGGAGCTAAAGTATTAAATTATCCGGATACTGTAGGATATACTACTCCATGGGAATATAGTGAAAGATTTAAAATACTAAAAAATCGTGTAAAAGGAATTGATAAGGTAATATTAAGCTGCCATTGCCACAATGACCTTGGAATGGCAACTGTAAATTCTCTTGCAGCAATAGAAGCTGGAGTTAATCAAGTCGAAGGGTGTCTGAATGGCATTGGAGAAAGGGCGGGTAATGCTCCTTTAGAGGAAGTTGCTTTAGCACTGGAGACTCGCTATGACTATTTCCGGAAGAAAACAACGATGAATCTTAAGGAAATAGCTAAAACGAGTAAGCTTGTAAGCCGTTTAACAGCCATGCCAATTTCCGCTACAAAGCCAATTATTGGGGATAATGCTTTTGCACATGAATCCGGTATCCATCAGGACGGAGTTTTAAAAGATAAAGAGACTTATGAAATAATGAAACCAGAAACAGTCGGCTTAAAAGAAAGCAGCCTTATTTTAGGGAAGCTTTCCGGCCGGCATGCATTAAGGGGAAAATTGGCTGAGCTTGGCTATAGTTTAAGTGATGAGGAATTATCCTTTGTATTTAAAAAGTTCAAGGAACTAGCAGACCGAAAGAAACAGATTTTAGATGAGGATATAATCACATTGCTGGATAAGGAAATAACGAATGAAATTGAATTCTATAAATTGAAAGCACTTTATATCTCATATTCCACACCGGAACAGCCATATGCATCCGTTCAATTATATGATAAAAACGAACTGGTGCGAGAGGAAGGCGCATTTGGCAACGGTGCAGTAGATGCTATTTTTAATGCTATTGATCAAATCATTGATTTAAATATTGAATTACTTGATTATAAAATTCTTTCTGTTACAAAGGGGAAGGATGCTCAAGGAGAAGTTTATGTGCAAATGAAAAACGAGGAGACAGTATCACAGGGGCGGGGAATAAGTATAGATATCCTTGAAGCAAGTGCTAACGCATACATTATGGCAGTTAATCGAATTAAAAATAAAATTGAACAAAAAGTTTCATTTTAA
- a CDS encoding PaaI family thioesterase: MNGYTASSYLQWLKDEFEGSPFWGHMGITFERLEPGDVIIKMPVKKELLNSNSVMHGGAIASILDSIIGATIRSTREVRVATISLTTQYVAPFTEGTLFASAAIINPGKRIQYVESKAMNDDGEIIGTALGTFAILK; the protein is encoded by the coding sequence ATGAATGGCTATACTGCAAGTTCTTACTTACAATGGTTAAAAGATGAATTTGAGGGTTCTCCATTTTGGGGCCATATGGGTATTACATTTGAACGTTTAGAGCCGGGAGATGTCATTATTAAAATGCCGGTCAAAAAAGAGCTTTTGAATTCTAATAGCGTCATGCACGGGGGAGCAATAGCTTCAATCTTAGATTCTATTATTGGAGCTACAATTCGATCAACCAGAGAAGTACGGGTGGCTACGATTTCATTAACAACGCAGTACGTTGCTCCGTTTACGGAAGGAACTTTATTTGCAAGCGCTGCCATAATTAACCCCGGGAAACGTATACAATATGTAGAATCTAAAGCCATGAACGATGATGGTGAAATAATCGGAACAGCTTTAGGAACGTTTGCGATATTGAAGTAG